A genomic stretch from Microbacterium proteolyticum includes:
- a CDS encoding inorganic diphosphatase produces the protein MGAYDAVIEIPRGSRVKYEVDHGTGRVYLDRILYTVFGYPANYGFFENTLGEDGDPLDVLVLLDRELHPGILAKVRPVGVLKMSDEAGGDDKVVAVLAKDPRWDHIQDVADIDEWTKKEITHFFEHYKDLEPNKWVKVDEWADAAEAERLVGEAFTRFDEHDAQTKTQGSGEAPNTL, from the coding sequence ATGGGCGCATACGACGCCGTCATCGAGATCCCCCGCGGAAGCCGCGTGAAGTACGAGGTCGACCACGGCACCGGCCGCGTCTACCTCGACCGCATCCTGTACACGGTGTTCGGGTACCCCGCCAACTACGGCTTCTTCGAGAACACCCTCGGTGAAGACGGCGACCCGCTCGACGTGCTCGTGCTGCTCGACCGCGAGCTGCACCCCGGCATCCTCGCGAAGGTGCGCCCCGTCGGCGTGCTGAAGATGAGCGACGAGGCCGGCGGCGACGACAAGGTCGTGGCCGTGCTGGCGAAGGACCCGCGCTGGGACCACATCCAGGACGTCGCGGACATCGACGAGTGGACGAAGAAGGAGATCACCCACTTCTTCGAGCACTACAAGGACCTCGAGCCCAACAAGTGGGTCAAGGTCGACGAGTGGGCGGATGCCGCCGAGGCCGAGCGCCTGGTGGGCGAGGCGTTCACGCGCTTCGACGAGCACGACGCACAGACGAAGACGCAGGGTTCGGGCGAAGCCCCCAACACGCTCTGA
- a CDS encoding M23 family metallopeptidase produces the protein MTLERPEPPEDCGCAPSTSEQRRLWPTFDRRGALKIGALGAVALGAFGSVASGFATPALAADYPSWADVEAARANEAAKSAEITRIQSLIQGLQSEVERTQAEVKARSDEYFAAQQAYQDADYRAQLLRQQADAEANRATDAANKAGKVAAQLYRSGGDDTSLDLFFSGSAASADDLLAKLGTMDKLLERNRSVYAAAVAARDNAKNLSSQADDATAERERLRVIAEEKMAAAQQAAQAAQEALAAQQANQVVLEAQLAALQDTTAKTVADYQAGVEAERKAREERERKAREEAAARDAEEAARRKREAEARQNSSSGGGGGSSSGGGGDSGGGGGGGGGGGSVSGSGWARPSAAYTSSGYGPRSGQCNASYCASTWHLGLDFGASCWSPIYAASGGRVTYAGYNGGFGNYIRIAHDDGSGTGYGHIVNGGIYVSYGQRVEAGQQIAATGQTGNSFGCHLHFEVYPPWGGTTDPAPWLRDRGVDV, from the coding sequence GTGACGCTCGAGCGCCCCGAACCCCCCGAGGATTGCGGCTGCGCGCCCTCGACGAGTGAGCAGCGGCGGCTGTGGCCGACGTTCGACCGCCGGGGCGCCCTCAAGATCGGTGCTCTCGGCGCTGTCGCCCTCGGAGCCTTCGGCTCCGTGGCATCCGGATTCGCCACTCCCGCGCTGGCTGCCGACTACCCCTCGTGGGCCGATGTCGAGGCGGCGCGGGCCAATGAGGCCGCCAAGTCGGCCGAGATCACCCGCATCCAGTCGCTCATCCAGGGACTGCAGTCCGAGGTGGAGCGCACGCAGGCGGAGGTCAAGGCCCGGTCCGACGAGTACTTCGCCGCGCAGCAGGCGTATCAGGACGCCGACTACCGTGCCCAGCTACTCCGCCAGCAGGCCGATGCTGAGGCGAACCGGGCGACGGATGCCGCCAACAAGGCCGGCAAGGTCGCCGCGCAGCTCTACCGCTCCGGCGGCGACGACACCTCGCTCGACCTGTTCTTCTCCGGCTCCGCTGCCTCCGCCGACGACCTGCTCGCCAAGCTCGGCACGATGGACAAGCTGCTCGAGCGCAACCGCTCGGTGTACGCCGCCGCGGTCGCCGCGCGCGACAACGCCAAGAACCTCAGCAGTCAGGCTGACGACGCAACCGCCGAACGCGAGCGTCTGCGCGTGATCGCCGAAGAGAAGATGGCGGCCGCTCAGCAGGCCGCCCAGGCCGCGCAGGAAGCGCTCGCCGCTCAGCAGGCCAACCAGGTCGTGCTCGAGGCTCAGCTCGCCGCGCTGCAGGACACCACGGCGAAGACCGTCGCCGACTACCAGGCCGGTGTCGAAGCCGAGCGCAAGGCCCGTGAGGAGCGCGAGCGCAAGGCGCGCGAAGAGGCCGCCGCCCGCGACGCGGAGGAGGCCGCGCGCCGCAAGCGCGAAGCCGAAGCGCGTCAGAACAGCAGCAGCGGTGGTGGCGGCGGGAGCAGCAGCGGCGGCGGAGGCGACAGTGGCGGCGGCGGCGGTGGTGGCGGCGGCGGGGGATCCGTCAGCGGCAGCGGCTGGGCCCGACCGTCCGCGGCGTACACGTCGTCCGGCTACGGTCCGCGCTCCGGTCAGTGCAACGCGAGCTACTGCGCGAGCACGTGGCACCTCGGACTCGATTTCGGAGCGAGCTGCTGGTCGCCCATCTACGCGGCGTCCGGCGGTCGGGTGACGTACGCCGGTTACAACGGCGGCTTCGGCAACTACATCCGCATCGCCCACGACGACGGCTCCGGAACCGGGTACGGCCACATCGTCAACGGCGGCATCTACGTGTCGTACGGCCAGCGCGTCGAAGCCGGTCAGCAGATCGCGGCGACCGGTCAGACGGGGAACTCGTTCGGCTGCCACCTGCACTTCGAGGTCTACCCGCCGTGGGGCGGCACGACCGATCCCGCGCCCTGGCTGCGCGATCGCGGCGTCGACGTCTGA
- a CDS encoding AMP-binding protein, whose translation MFHSPHPPVEVPDDSIYDYLFGSLDDADLDRVALVDPASGAETTYRSLRAQVDAFAGALAARGVDVGTVVAMLCPNVPAFATVFHGILRLGAAITTINSLYTAHEIENQLRDAAATWFVTMSPLLPQALEAARAVGIPDDRVIVLDGAEGHPDLRALLSEGRTPPAVSIDPATHVAVLPYSSGTTGTPKGVMLSHRNLVANVHQCRPVIEIGPDDRVLAVLPFFHIYGMTVLLNLALRQRATLVTMPRFDLMEFLRVIQDHRCTFLFIAPPIAVALAKHPAVEQFDLSSVHSVFSGAAPLDGETAETAGRRIGARFFQGYGMSELSPVSHAIPVDGGMPVSSVGVLIPNCDAKLVDPETGAELEEHGDDGLTAPGEIWVRGPNVMLGYLNRPDATAETLDAEGFLHTGDIGVHHVDGYFTIVDRLKELIKYHGYQIAPAELEALLLSHPKIQDAAVIGVRGDDGEEIPKAFVVAAPDAGLSADDVMAFVAEHVAPHKKVRRVEFIDAVPKSASGKILRKDLRAREKV comes from the coding sequence GTGTTCCACAGCCCCCACCCGCCCGTCGAGGTGCCCGACGACAGCATCTACGACTACCTCTTCGGCTCGCTCGACGACGCCGACCTCGACCGCGTGGCCCTGGTCGACCCGGCCAGCGGTGCCGAGACGACGTATCGATCCCTCCGCGCGCAGGTCGACGCGTTCGCGGGCGCGCTCGCCGCCCGCGGCGTGGACGTCGGCACCGTGGTCGCGATGCTCTGTCCGAACGTGCCCGCCTTCGCGACGGTGTTCCACGGCATCCTGCGGCTGGGGGCCGCCATCACGACGATCAACTCGCTCTACACCGCCCACGAGATCGAGAACCAGCTTCGGGATGCCGCGGCCACCTGGTTCGTGACCATGTCGCCGCTGCTGCCGCAGGCGCTCGAGGCGGCGCGGGCGGTCGGCATCCCCGACGATCGCGTGATCGTGCTCGACGGTGCCGAAGGGCACCCCGACCTGCGTGCGCTGCTGAGCGAGGGGCGGACGCCGCCGGCGGTCTCGATCGATCCCGCGACGCACGTCGCCGTGCTTCCGTACTCCTCGGGGACGACGGGCACCCCGAAGGGCGTGATGCTCTCGCACCGCAACCTGGTGGCGAACGTGCACCAGTGCCGTCCGGTGATCGAGATCGGGCCCGACGATCGCGTGCTCGCCGTGCTGCCGTTCTTCCACATCTACGGCATGACGGTGCTGCTGAACCTCGCGCTCCGCCAGCGCGCGACGCTCGTGACGATGCCGCGGTTCGACCTGATGGAGTTCCTGCGCGTCATCCAGGACCACCGCTGCACGTTCCTCTTCATCGCGCCGCCCATCGCGGTCGCCCTCGCGAAGCACCCCGCGGTGGAGCAGTTCGACCTGTCGAGCGTGCACAGCGTGTTCTCCGGGGCTGCGCCCCTGGACGGCGAGACGGCCGAGACCGCCGGCCGGCGCATCGGTGCCCGGTTCTTCCAGGGGTATGGCATGAGCGAGTTGAGCCCGGTGTCGCACGCGATCCCGGTCGACGGTGGAATGCCGGTCAGCTCGGTGGGTGTGCTCATCCCCAACTGCGACGCCAAGCTCGTCGACCCCGAGACAGGGGCGGAGCTCGAGGAGCACGGTGACGACGGCCTCACCGCGCCCGGGGAGATCTGGGTGCGCGGGCCCAACGTCATGCTCGGCTATCTGAACCGCCCCGATGCGACGGCCGAGACGCTGGATGCCGAGGGGTTCCTGCACACGGGCGACATCGGCGTGCACCACGTCGACGGGTACTTCACGATCGTCGACCGGCTGAAAGAGCTCATCAAGTACCACGGCTACCAGATCGCCCCGGCCGAGCTCGAGGCGCTGCTGCTGTCGCATCCGAAGATCCAGGATGCCGCCGTCATCGGCGTCCGCGGCGACGACGGCGAGGAGATCCCCAAGGCGTTCGTGGTAGCGGCACCGGATGCCGGCCTCTCGGCCGACGACGTGATGGCGTTCGTGGCCGAGCACGTCGCGCCGCACAAGAAGGTGCGGCGCGTGGAGTTCATCGATGCGGTGCCGAAGTCCGCGTCGGGCAAGATCCTCCGGAAAGACCTGCGGGCCCGCGAGAAGGTGTGA
- the folE gene encoding GTP cyclohydrolase I, whose amino-acid sequence MAVDRERIAGLVRELLEAIGEDPDRPGLRQTPTRVADSWAEFFGGVGQDAGAPLAHTISVSRGPAPDTLPSGAVMVRDIAFRSMCEHHLLPFRGRAHVAYLPGEEVVGLGALPRVIDVLAARPQVQERLGEQIADAIDAALDARGVLVVLDAAHECVTMRGGRQPDASTVTIAARGTYTEPAARAELVALIGARA is encoded by the coding sequence GTGGCCGTCGATCGAGAACGGATCGCGGGGCTCGTTCGCGAGCTGCTGGAGGCGATCGGGGAGGACCCCGATCGTCCCGGCCTCCGCCAGACGCCGACGCGTGTCGCCGACTCCTGGGCCGAGTTCTTCGGTGGGGTCGGTCAGGATGCCGGTGCCCCCCTCGCACACACCATCTCGGTGTCGCGGGGACCGGCGCCCGACACGCTGCCCTCCGGTGCGGTGATGGTGCGCGACATCGCGTTCCGCTCGATGTGCGAGCACCACCTGCTGCCCTTCCGCGGCCGGGCCCACGTGGCCTACCTCCCGGGCGAGGAGGTCGTGGGCCTCGGCGCGCTGCCCCGGGTCATCGACGTCCTGGCCGCCCGCCCTCAGGTGCAGGAGCGCCTCGGAGAGCAGATCGCCGACGCGATCGATGCGGCGCTCGACGCCCGCGGGGTGCTTGTCGTGCTCGACGCCGCCCACGAGTGCGTGACCATGCGCGGCGGGCGGCAGCCCGACGCGTCCACCGTCACCATCGCCGCGCGCGGCACCTACACCGAACCGGCGGCCCGCGCCGAACTGGTCGCGCTGATCGGGGCGCGCGCGTGA
- the hpt gene encoding hypoxanthine phosphoribosyltransferase, whose product MRAADISDDISEVLLTEEQIHEKLAELATQVVTDYDGREVVLVGVLKGAVMVMADFARHLPVHITMDWMAVSSYGASTRSSGVVQIRKDLDTDITDKHVLIVEDIIDSGLTLSWLLDNFASRGAASVEVLALLRKPDAMKVEVDCRYVGFDIPNDFVIGYGLDYAERYRNLRDVAVLAPHVYS is encoded by the coding sequence ATGCGCGCGGCCGACATCTCCGACGACATCAGCGAAGTCCTCCTCACCGAGGAGCAGATCCACGAGAAGCTCGCCGAACTGGCGACGCAGGTCGTCACCGACTACGACGGCCGCGAGGTCGTGCTCGTCGGCGTGCTGAAGGGCGCGGTCATGGTCATGGCCGACTTCGCGCGGCACCTGCCGGTGCACATCACCATGGACTGGATGGCGGTGTCGTCGTACGGCGCCAGCACCCGCTCCAGCGGTGTCGTCCAGATCCGGAAGGACCTCGACACCGACATCACCGACAAGCACGTGCTGATCGTCGAGGACATCATCGACTCGGGCCTGACGCTGAGCTGGCTGCTGGACAACTTCGCCTCGCGCGGCGCGGCGTCGGTCGAGGTGCTGGCGCTGCTGCGCAAGCCGGACGCCATGAAGGTCGAGGTCGACTGCCGCTACGTGGGCTTCGACATCCCCAACGACTTCGTGATCGGCTACGGCCTCGACTACGCCGAGCGCTACCGCAACCTCCGCGACGTCGCGGTGCTGGCGCCGCACGTCTACTCCTGA
- a CDS encoding MDR family MFS transporter, with protein MSDITQSRRAHTAANDTVMTHRMIMFVIFGLMAGMFLSALDQTVVGTAIRTIGDDLQGLSLQAWVTTAYLIVSTISTPIYGKLSDIFGRRPLFLIAIVIFIIGSILASFAQSMVELAAFRAIQGLGAGGLMSMPLAIMGDILAPRERAKYQGYFLAVFGISSVIGPLVGGLFSGASEILFLTGWRWVFLINVPIGIVALAIVWRFLHIPKQPRHSVRIDWWGATTVIVALVPLLLVAEQGREWGWGSPIALACYVVGALGILAFVIAETKMKDDALIPLKLFRSPTFSMATVIGVLVGFGMFGAMLTLPLYLQLVLGSNPTQSGFEMLPMILGLMIASIASGQLIARTGRYRMFPILGTLLMSVGFFLLTFLKYDSPYWHVAIAMLVIGLGLGQLMQTLTIASQNSVGVRDMGVATSGSTFFRQIGGTLGTAVLLSLLFTLMPSNIIGSFSDRATLTDALDAAFDPATASAPANEKIMSSIYTPIVTQTTDAVTQQVQQGLQQAEDAATQAVAQQVAAGQIPASAQAQASQAAVSQAIAAATTEIQQQVPVARVAADGTVSLDFSDADDRAAFVDTVATTLTDEFTSGDQDTTIGGSTLDDTSFLVGADPRLTKPFLVGFNSSATSVYWVAMGVVLLAFVLSLFFRTPPLRAKSALQEAADERRGKDDEEKRAAEAATQTGALLTP; from the coding sequence ATGTCAGACATCACCCAGAGCCGCCGCGCGCATACAGCGGCGAACGACACGGTCATGACGCACCGCATGATCATGTTCGTGATCTTCGGCCTCATGGCCGGCATGTTCCTTTCCGCCCTCGACCAGACCGTGGTCGGCACCGCCATCCGCACCATCGGCGACGACCTGCAGGGCCTCAGCCTGCAGGCGTGGGTCACGACCGCGTACCTGATCGTCTCCACGATCTCGACGCCCATCTACGGCAAGCTCTCCGACATCTTCGGTCGGCGCCCCCTCTTCCTGATCGCCATCGTCATCTTCATCATCGGCTCGATCCTCGCGAGCTTCGCGCAGTCGATGGTCGAGCTCGCCGCGTTCCGCGCGATCCAGGGCCTCGGCGCCGGCGGCCTCATGTCGATGCCCTTGGCGATCATGGGCGACATCCTCGCCCCGCGCGAACGCGCGAAGTACCAGGGCTACTTCCTCGCCGTCTTCGGCATCTCCAGCGTCATCGGACCGCTCGTCGGCGGCTTGTTCTCCGGCGCGAGCGAGATCCTCTTCCTCACCGGCTGGCGCTGGGTCTTCCTCATCAACGTGCCGATCGGCATCGTGGCCCTGGCGATCGTGTGGCGGTTCCTCCACATCCCCAAGCAGCCGCGCCACTCCGTGCGCATCGACTGGTGGGGCGCCACCACCGTCATCGTCGCGCTCGTTCCGCTGCTCCTCGTCGCCGAGCAGGGCCGCGAGTGGGGCTGGGGCTCCCCCATCGCCCTCGCCTGCTACGTCGTCGGGGCCCTCGGCATCCTGGCCTTCGTCATCGCGGAGACCAAGATGAAGGACGACGCGCTCATCCCCCTGAAGCTGTTCCGCTCGCCGACGTTCTCGATGGCGACCGTCATCGGTGTGCTGGTCGGCTTCGGCATGTTCGGCGCGATGCTGACCCTGCCGCTGTACCTGCAGCTCGTGCTCGGCTCGAACCCCACCCAGAGCGGTTTCGAGATGCTGCCGATGATCCTCGGCCTCATGATCGCCTCGATCGCGAGCGGTCAGCTGATCGCGCGCACGGGCCGGTACCGCATGTTCCCCATCCTCGGCACGCTGCTGATGTCGGTCGGGTTCTTCCTGCTGACGTTCCTGAAGTACGACAGCCCGTACTGGCACGTCGCCATCGCGATGCTCGTCATCGGCCTGGGACTCGGTCAGCTCATGCAGACGCTCACCATCGCCAGCCAGAACTCCGTCGGCGTGCGCGACATGGGCGTGGCCACCAGCGGCTCGACGTTCTTCCGCCAGATCGGTGGAACGCTCGGCACGGCCGTCCTGCTGTCGCTGCTGTTCACCCTCATGCCGTCGAACATCATCGGCTCGTTCAGCGACCGCGCCACCCTGACCGACGCGCTGGATGCCGCCTTCGATCCCGCGACGGCGTCGGCTCCGGCCAACGAGAAGATCATGTCGTCGATCTACACCCCGATCGTCACCCAGACGACGGATGCCGTGACCCAGCAGGTGCAGCAGGGCCTGCAGCAGGCGGAGGATGCCGCGACCCAGGCCGTGGCGCAGCAGGTGGCCGCGGGACAGATCCCCGCCTCCGCGCAGGCGCAGGCGAGCCAGGCCGCGGTCTCGCAGGCGATCGCGGCCGCGACGACTGAGATCCAGCAGCAGGTGCCGGTCGCGCGCGTCGCCGCCGACGGCACGGTCAGCCTCGACTTCTCCGACGCCGACGACCGCGCCGCCTTCGTCGACACCGTGGCGACCACGCTGACCGACGAGTTCACCTCGGGCGACCAGGACACCACCATCGGCGGCTCGACGCTCGACGACACCTCGTTCCTCGTCGGCGCCGACCCCCGCCTGACCAAGCCGTTCCTCGTCGGCTTCAACTCCTCCGCGACGAGCGTCTACTGGGTGGCGATGGGCGTCGTGCTGCTCGCCTTCGTGCTCTCGCTGTTCTTCCGCACCCCGCCGCTGCGGGCGAAGTCGGCCCTGCAGGAGGCCGCCGACGAGCGCCGCGGCAAGGATGACGAAGAGAAGCGCGCCGCCGAGGCGGCGACGCAGACCGGCGCGCTGCTCACGCCGTGA
- the tilS gene encoding tRNA lysidine(34) synthetase TilS, which translates to MEHRPGLDPAVAEVRRAVRALLETTDGPVVVALSGGADSLALAAATAFEAARRGVHAEAVVIDHGIQQGSDAVAAAAAAAATTLGLAARVVTVEVGTDDGPEAAARAARYAGLARAAADIGAGTVLLGHTLDDQAETVLLGLARGSGGRSLAGMPAERRDATGPRWVRPLLGIRRRTTIAACAAEGLEPWSDPHNADPAFSRVRVRSRVMPVLEQELGPGVAEALARTAEQLREDAEAFQDMIDETIEDIVEHAEAGISISVAALAANPAALRNRIVRYVVESEFGVSLTRAQTLEVARLAVDWRGQGPIDLPGCIARRVGTRIEITARAAS; encoded by the coding sequence ATGGAACACCGCCCGGGACTCGACCCCGCCGTCGCCGAGGTACGCCGCGCTGTGCGCGCGCTGCTGGAGACGACGGACGGTCCCGTCGTCGTCGCCCTCTCCGGCGGCGCGGACTCGCTCGCCCTCGCGGCGGCGACGGCCTTCGAAGCGGCGCGCCGCGGGGTGCACGCCGAGGCCGTCGTCATCGACCACGGGATTCAGCAGGGGTCGGATGCCGTGGCAGCCGCGGCGGCGGCCGCGGCGACGACGCTGGGCCTGGCCGCCCGGGTCGTCACCGTCGAGGTCGGCACCGACGACGGCCCCGAGGCGGCGGCGCGCGCCGCGCGATACGCGGGGCTCGCGCGCGCGGCGGCGGACATCGGCGCAGGCACCGTGCTGCTCGGGCACACGCTCGACGACCAGGCCGAGACGGTGCTGCTCGGTCTCGCGCGCGGATCCGGTGGGCGGAGCCTGGCCGGCATGCCCGCCGAGCGACGGGATGCCACGGGGCCGCGCTGGGTGCGCCCGCTTTTGGGCATCCGTCGCCGGACGACCATCGCGGCCTGCGCCGCAGAGGGTCTGGAGCCGTGGTCCGACCCGCACAACGCCGACCCCGCGTTCAGCCGGGTGCGGGTGCGCAGCCGCGTGATGCCCGTGCTGGAGCAGGAGCTGGGTCCGGGGGTCGCCGAGGCGCTCGCGCGCACGGCGGAGCAATTGCGAGAGGATGCCGAGGCCTTCCAGGACATGATCGACGAGACGATCGAAGACATCGTCGAGCACGCCGAGGCGGGCATCTCGATCTCGGTGGCCGCGCTCGCCGCCAATCCCGCAGCTCTCCGCAACCGCATCGTCCGCTACGTCGTCGAGAGCGAGTTCGGCGTCTCGCTGACGCGGGCGCAGACGCTCGAGGTCGCCCGGCTCGCCGTCGACTGGCGTGGACAGGGGCCGATCGACCTGCCCGGATGCATCGCCCGTCGCGTCGGAACCCGGATCGAGATCACCGCGCGCGCGGCATCCTGA
- the ftsH gene encoding ATP-dependent zinc metalloprotease FtsH codes for MNFKKITRNPIIYVLLVVLLLVIGFSLISNLTGARQVSTKEGLELLKGSTVTQVVTNDPDQRVDLTLSEPFEGANTVQFYYGQARATEVADAIDAAAPADGFNDVVPRPSWFDSFLGLMLPLVLLGLLFWWLLSSAQGGGSKVMQFGKSRAKLVTKETPTVTFQDVAGSDEAIEELDEIKEFLKDPKKFEEVGARIPKGVLLYGPPGTGKTLLARAVAGEAGVPFYSISGSDFVEMFVGVGASRVRDLFNQAKESSPAIIFIDEIDAVGRHRGAGMGGGHDEREQTLNQMLVEMDGFDPKVNVIVIAATNRPDILDPALLRPGRFDRQIGVDAPDLKGRQRILEVHGRGKPLSDSVDLEVVARKTPGFTGADLANVLNEAALLTARSNAQLIDNRALDEAIDRVIAGPQRRTRVMKDKEKLITAYHEGGHALAAAAMNHTDPVTKVTILPRGKALGYTMVLPLDDKYSVTRNELQDQLTYAMGGRVAEEIVFHDPTTGASNDIEKATSIARKMVTEYGMTNEVGPVKLGSSSGEVFMGRDMGHGRDFSERIAERVDAQVRALIEQAHNEAYQVINDNREVLDRLALALLEKETLDHNELADIFKDVKRLSPRPQWLSSGDRPVSTLPPVNVPRRDQLAGVAASTEAEAQTQTQAQPRPSGQTRPATA; via the coding sequence ATGAATTTCAAGAAGATCACGCGCAACCCGATCATCTACGTTCTGTTGGTCGTTCTGCTTCTGGTCATCGGTTTCTCCCTCATCTCCAACCTCACCGGCGCCCGTCAGGTGTCGACGAAGGAGGGTCTGGAGCTGCTCAAGGGGAGCACCGTGACCCAGGTGGTGACGAACGACCCCGATCAGCGCGTCGATCTCACGCTGTCCGAACCCTTCGAGGGCGCGAACACCGTGCAGTTCTACTACGGCCAGGCCCGTGCGACCGAGGTGGCCGACGCGATCGACGCCGCAGCCCCCGCCGACGGCTTCAACGACGTCGTGCCGCGGCCCAGCTGGTTCGACAGCTTCCTCGGCCTGATGCTCCCGCTCGTGCTCCTCGGTCTGCTCTTCTGGTGGCTGCTCTCCAGCGCCCAGGGTGGCGGGAGCAAGGTCATGCAGTTCGGCAAGTCGCGGGCCAAGCTCGTCACCAAGGAGACGCCGACGGTCACCTTCCAGGACGTCGCGGGTTCCGACGAGGCGATCGAGGAACTCGACGAGATCAAGGAGTTTCTGAAGGACCCGAAGAAGTTCGAAGAGGTCGGCGCCCGCATCCCGAAGGGCGTGCTGCTGTACGGCCCTCCCGGAACGGGCAAGACCCTGCTCGCCCGCGCCGTCGCCGGTGAGGCGGGCGTCCCGTTCTATTCGATCTCGGGTTCGGACTTCGTCGAGATGTTCGTCGGCGTCGGCGCGAGCCGCGTGCGCGACCTGTTCAACCAGGCCAAGGAGAGCTCCCCGGCCATCATCTTCATCGACGAGATCGACGCCGTCGGCCGCCACCGCGGTGCCGGCATGGGCGGCGGCCACGACGAGCGCGAGCAGACGCTGAACCAGATGCTCGTCGAGATGGACGGCTTCGACCCCAAGGTCAACGTCATCGTCATCGCCGCGACCAACCGCCCCGACATCCTCGACCCCGCCCTGCTGCGCCCGGGCCGCTTCGACCGCCAGATCGGCGTGGACGCCCCCGACCTCAAGGGCCGCCAGCGCATCCTCGAGGTGCACGGCCGCGGCAAGCCGCTGTCGGATTCCGTCGACCTCGAGGTCGTCGCCCGCAAGACCCCCGGGTTCACCGGAGCCGACCTCGCGAACGTCCTCAACGAGGCCGCGCTGCTGACGGCGCGCTCCAACGCGCAGCTCATCGACAACCGCGCGCTCGACGAGGCCATCGACCGCGTGATCGCCGGTCCCCAGCGCCGTACCCGCGTGATGAAGGACAAAGAGAAGCTCATTACGGCCTACCACGAGGGCGGTCACGCGCTCGCGGCGGCGGCGATGAACCACACCGACCCCGTCACCAAGGTCACGATCCTCCCGCGCGGCAAGGCGCTGGGCTACACGATGGTGCTGCCGCTCGACGACAAGTACTCCGTGACGCGCAACGAGCTGCAGGACCAGCTGACCTACGCCATGGGCGGCCGCGTCGCGGAGGAGATCGTCTTCCACGACCCCACCACCGGTGCCTCGAACGACATCGAGAAGGCCACGAGCATCGCCCGCAAGATGGTGACCGAGTACGGCATGACCAACGAGGTCGGCCCGGTCAAGCTCGGGTCGTCGTCCGGCGAGGTCTTCATGGGACGCGACATGGGCCACGGCCGCGACTTCTCGGAGCGCATCGCCGAACGCGTCGACGCCCAGGTGCGCGCGCTCATCGAGCAGGCGCACAACGAGGCGTACCAGGTCATCAACGACAACCGCGAGGTGCTCGACCGGCTCGCGCTGGCGCTGCTCGAGAAGGAGACGCTCGACCACAACGAGCTCGCCGACATCTTCAAGGACGTCAAGCGCCTCAGCCCGCGTCCGCAGTGGCTGTCGTCGGGCGACCGTCCAGTCTCGACGCTGCCTCCGGTCAACGTCCCGCGCCGGGACCAGCTCGCGGGCGTCGCGGCATCCACCGAGGCCGAGGCGCAGACGCAGACCCAGGCACAGCCTCGTCCGAGCGGACAGACGCGCCCGGCCACCGCCTGA